One stretch of Pedobacter riviphilus DNA includes these proteins:
- a CDS encoding KTSC domain-containing protein has translation MPSSVIKYFSYDVAAKVLKIIFVTNMIYLYKNVPEKMYKMLKASGSKGRYFNRYIKDKFEFQKLEEDK, from the coding sequence ATGCCATCATCGGTAATTAAATATTTCAGTTATGATGTAGCAGCTAAAGTATTGAAAATCATTTTCGTAACCAATATGATTTACCTGTACAAAAATGTTCCTGAAAAGATGTATAAGATGTTAAAGGCTTCCGGATCGAAAGGAAGATACTTTAACCGATACATTAAAGATAAATTTGAATTCCAGAAACTAGAGGAAGACAAATAA